A region of uncultured Desulfobacter sp. DNA encodes the following proteins:
- a CDS encoding NAD(P)/FAD-dependent oxidoreductase: protein MAAERFDTIIVGSGISGMTAGIILAGKGQRVLIIEQHAVPGGLTQTFRREGLVFPTGVHRLGALNEKEPLWYFFNYLGLTDYLDLVPMARDGFEIYYFPDCTVKVPQNHDQYKDKMKSMFPDNAPAIDRYFQDMAASIRHLALYNPGCEPGPDTSSRYLGALDDYFENIGIKGRLKSILSANNILFGLPSSQCPLLTHFLITDAYLKSSFRINEQSTLFSQALSSRFTALGGKIKTRAKMTRLMITDRAVQGVELEGGQILEAPQVIYTGHPSRLPQYCPPKTFRPFYEDRLATAQNTLGIFGVCLAWNQTHCPVTDSDAYIFNSWDVNAAYGIVEEELQNLPDVIFLSALPGPGTQLAVTALIPLKERTRHKHFREGSGQKGQTVYKKNKAILAEQVMERLEQVFPGTRENARIVDTYSPATFERYTLTPEGSAYGIKKTAQEYLSTSFSPATRVKGLFLTGQSIGFCGIHGGISTSTGLCRGFFQEGELMKNIVNQGLKKQ from the coding sequence ATGGCAGCAGAACGATTCGATACCATTATTGTTGGATCCGGCATTTCCGGCATGACTGCCGGCATTATTCTGGCCGGCAAGGGTCAAAGGGTGCTGATCATAGAACAGCATGCTGTCCCCGGGGGGCTGACCCAGACGTTCCGGCGGGAAGGACTGGTATTTCCCACCGGTGTCCACAGGCTGGGTGCCCTTAATGAGAAGGAACCGTTGTGGTACTTTTTTAACTACCTGGGTCTCACGGATTACCTGGATTTGGTTCCCATGGCCCGGGACGGTTTTGAAATCTACTACTTTCCGGACTGTACCGTAAAAGTGCCCCAAAATCATGACCAATACAAAGACAAGATGAAATCCATGTTCCCGGATAACGCCCCGGCCATTGACCGCTATTTTCAAGATATGGCCGCATCAATCCGGCACCTTGCCCTGTACAACCCGGGATGCGAACCCGGACCCGACACATCTTCCCGGTACCTGGGCGCCCTTGATGACTATTTTGAAAACATCGGCATCAAGGGCCGGTTGAAAAGCATTCTGTCCGCCAACAACATTCTGTTCGGTCTGCCCAGCAGTCAATGTCCTTTGCTGACCCATTTTCTCATCACCGACGCCTATTTAAAATCCAGCTTTCGCATCAATGAACAGTCCACCCTGTTTTCCCAAGCGCTGTCCAGCCGTTTTACGGCGCTGGGGGGAAAGATAAAAACCCGGGCAAAAATGACCCGTCTGATGATCACGGACAGGGCCGTTCAAGGCGTGGAGCTTGAAGGCGGACAGATTTTAGAAGCCCCACAGGTGATCTATACCGGCCACCCTTCACGGCTGCCCCAATACTGTCCACCCAAAACATTCAGGCCGTTTTATGAAGACCGGCTGGCCACTGCACAAAATACCCTTGGCATTTTCGGCGTATGCCTGGCATGGAACCAAACCCACTGCCCGGTGACGGACAGTGACGCCTATATCTTTAACAGCTGGGATGTAAATGCCGCCTATGGAATCGTTGAAGAGGAGCTGCAGAATTTGCCGGATGTCATATTCTTAAGCGCCCTGCCCGGCCCGGGCACCCAACTGGCCGTCACCGCCCTGATCCCGCTCAAAGAAAGAACCCGGCACAAGCATTTCCGGGAAGGGTCCGGACAAAAAGGACAGACTGTTTACAAAAAAAATAAGGCCATTCTGGCAGAACAGGTGATGGAACGGCTGGAGCAGGTATTCCCGGGAACCCGCGAAAACGCCCGCATTGTGGATACCTATTCGCCGGCCACATTTGAAAGATATACCCTGACCCCGGAGGGCAGCGCCTATGGGATTAAAAAAACCGCCCAGGAGTATCTTTCGACCTCATTTAGTCCGGCAACCCGGGTCAAGGGACTGTTTTTAACAGGACAAAGCATCGGGTTTTGTGGTATTCACGGTGGGATATCCACCAGTACCGGCCTGTGCAGAGGATTTTTCCAGGAAGGAGAGTTGATGAAAAACATTGTCAATCAGGGTTTAAAAAAACAATGA
- a CDS encoding MMPL family transporter, protein MLKISSKGPIFFTLVFYLACLFIALRVHVDERVTALLPDSDPEVVDFKNFITMVPAAQALYIQIDTKDTNPDLLAQAGDAFFNAIKDAPFFDDILYQFDRQSLFALMDLVNKKKYMLMDAVDLQQVQQLTATDHIGPQIVDIKKELLSPAGALSARNKPRDPFGLDYIILKKLSAFQSEMPGAQAGQSRIINKEGTSLLMVATPVAPAVDTSASQKMFAFLYQERQRITRDLGNTIHIGFSGVHRATLDNASTIQSDIKRTIMVLSIGILVVGILFFSRIYHVLLIFVPTLVSLGLAGAVAALSTHTISAIALGCGALLVGITVDFGIHILFHADTLGTAHVKEIIKKLKAPIITGAATTMAAFGCLGFSSLPGQRQMGWLSIIGIAGAATFALTLLPAFICVKPWTPSKPVISLLNVSRTVMNFRKKHKKFLIFTCLSLVVAGITGLGNFSFNGDVNALNHLTPEAQQEMDHFLATWGQTPSTIFMVQARDTQTALQKNDQLFELLKTMEKQGQITDIASLSAILPSKAQQEKRLEGLQALFSAQRVNALKTDLEQACLANGFTPNAFSPFTDELENITRGTGPAPVASDDFKQTVIYPLIKSKLITTSRGTLVLTNAMIPDKTLIPSVTRTIKDQLPGTLVINKPYVIEKISGRVADEFKNFLIWAALSIFVVLCVCQHNIKMVITTLTPVLLSAVVTAGLLGIFGISVNLISIVFIIFVFGVGVDFSIFMVHNGLSHSEESRHITPGAVLICAMTTIGGFASLSVARHKALFSIGVAGLTGMTVSLFMALAIIPFLTEHWILKNSKDVNRKN, encoded by the coding sequence ATGCTGAAAATATCCTCAAAAGGCCCCATATTTTTCACCCTGGTGTTTTACCTGGCCTGCCTGTTCATTGCGCTGCGGGTGCATGTGGACGAGCGGGTCACAGCCCTTTTACCGGATTCCGATCCGGAAGTGGTTGATTTCAAAAATTTCATCACCATGGTCCCGGCGGCACAGGCATTGTACATACAAATAGACACCAAGGATACCAATCCCGATCTTCTTGCCCAGGCCGGAGATGCCTTTTTCAACGCCATCAAGGATGCCCCTTTTTTTGATGATATCCTTTACCAATTTGACAGGCAGAGCCTTTTTGCACTGATGGACCTTGTCAATAAAAAGAAGTACATGCTTATGGATGCGGTGGATCTCCAACAGGTGCAGCAGCTCACTGCCACAGATCATATCGGGCCCCAAATTGTTGATATCAAAAAAGAGCTGCTCAGCCCGGCAGGGGCGCTTTCCGCCAGGAACAAACCCAGGGATCCATTCGGGCTGGATTATATCATTTTGAAAAAACTGTCGGCATTCCAGTCAGAGATGCCCGGGGCCCAGGCCGGCCAGTCCCGGATTATCAATAAGGAAGGCACAAGCCTGCTCATGGTGGCCACACCGGTAGCGCCTGCGGTGGACACCAGTGCATCCCAAAAGATGTTCGCCTTTCTGTACCAGGAAAGGCAGCGGATTACCCGGGACTTAGGCAATACAATCCACATCGGCTTTTCCGGGGTTCACCGTGCCACCCTGGACAATGCATCCACCATCCAGTCGGATATCAAACGTACCATCATGGTCTTAAGTATCGGCATACTGGTTGTGGGCATTTTATTTTTCAGCCGCATCTACCATGTGCTGCTGATTTTTGTCCCCACCCTGGTGAGCTTAGGCCTTGCAGGCGCAGTGGCAGCCCTGTCCACGCATACGATCTCCGCCATTGCCCTGGGGTGCGGGGCGCTTTTAGTGGGCATCACCGTTGACTTCGGAATCCACATCCTGTTCCATGCCGATACCCTGGGAACCGCCCATGTCAAAGAGATCATCAAAAAACTGAAAGCCCCCATTATTACCGGTGCCGCCACCACCATGGCGGCTTTCGGCTGTCTTGGGTTCTCCAGCCTGCCGGGCCAAAGACAGATGGGATGGCTCTCCATCATCGGCATCGCAGGTGCGGCCACTTTTGCCTTGACCCTGCTTCCCGCCTTTATCTGTGTAAAACCCTGGACCCCGTCAAAACCTGTGATATCCCTTCTAAACGTGAGCCGTACGGTGATGAATTTCAGGAAAAAGCACAAAAAGTTTTTAATTTTTACCTGCCTTTCCCTGGTTGTTGCGGGTATTACAGGGTTGGGCAACTTTAGCTTTAACGGGGATGTGAATGCCCTGAACCATTTAACGCCCGAAGCACAGCAGGAGATGGACCATTTTCTGGCCACCTGGGGCCAGACTCCATCCACCATCTTCATGGTGCAGGCCAGGGATACCCAGACAGCACTGCAGAAAAACGATCAGCTCTTTGAACTGTTGAAAACCATGGAAAAGCAGGGCCAAATTACCGACATCGCTTCTTTGTCCGCCATTTTGCCCTCAAAAGCGCAACAGGAAAAACGACTGGAGGGCCTGCAGGCACTGTTCTCCGCCCAACGAGTCAATGCCTTGAAAACAGATCTTGAACAGGCCTGTCTGGCCAATGGATTTACCCCCAATGCATTTTCACCATTCACCGACGAACTTGAAAACATTACCCGGGGAACAGGCCCAGCCCCGGTAGCCAGTGATGATTTTAAGCAAACCGTTATCTACCCGCTGATCAAATCAAAACTGATTACAACGTCCCGGGGCACTCTGGTTCTGACCAACGCCATGATTCCGGACAAGACGCTGATCCCTTCGGTCACCCGAACAATTAAAGACCAGTTGCCCGGCACCCTGGTCATCAACAAACCCTATGTGATTGAAAAAATTTCCGGCAGGGTGGCAGATGAATTCAAGAATTTTCTGATCTGGGCTGCCCTTTCCATTTTTGTTGTATTGTGCGTATGCCAGCACAACATAAAAATGGTGATCACCACCCTCACCCCGGTCCTCCTGAGCGCCGTTGTCACGGCAGGTCTTCTGGGAATTTTCGGCATCAGCGTCAATCTGATCAGCATCGTCTTTATCATATTTGTATTCGGGGTGGGGGTGGATTTTTCCATTTTCATGGTTCACAATGGGCTGTCCCACAGTGAAGAGAGCCGGCACATCACCCCGGGCGCAGTTCTGATCTGTGCCATGACAACCATCGGGGGTTTTGCAAGCCTCAGCGTTGCCCGGCATAAGGCGTTGTTTTCCATTGGTGTCGCAGGGCTGACCGGAATGACCGTCAGTCTTTTCATGGCACTGGCGATCATTCCATTCCTGACGGAACACTGGATATTAAAAAACTCCAAGGATGTGAACAGGAAAAATTAA
- a CDS encoding beta-ketoacyl-[acyl-carrier-protein] synthase family protein encodes MTPIHKPIAVTGMGAVCALGKNLAQCMDAMFNAPVDPAPPSAFTTDHPVHYPVFNLPENLHLTLEQQDRDLSLTARMAISAARQALEDAGMSARDLKDKRVGVCMGTTVGSSLNNDPFYAQYRAGQQPDMAPVKRFLISNPAQAVADTFGFTGPVQTVVNACASGSDAIGIAREWINSGLCDLAIAGGSDELCKVTYNGFISLMITDPCPCRPFDAQRSGLNLGEGAAAMLLAPARDGSLKGNRIQGYVSGYGAAGDAYHLTKPRPDAAGLMSALDQVLTAKTTHLQDIGFINAHGTGTRDNDRMEMTVFKEKLPGIPFFSTKGYTGHTLGAAGALEAVFTLACLNRREIPPSRGFSTPDPDFNLSPVTAVLDIDKPAAISQSVAFGGTNAVLLFHRADTDRQLLQC; translated from the coding sequence ATGACACCCATTCATAAACCCATTGCCGTCACAGGAATGGGTGCGGTATGCGCCCTTGGCAAAAACCTGGCCCAATGTATGGACGCCATGTTTAACGCACCGGTGGACCCTGCCCCCCCGTCGGCGTTTACCACGGATCATCCGGTGCATTACCCTGTATTCAATCTGCCGGAAAATCTGCATCTGACCCTGGAGCAGCAGGACCGGGATTTAAGTCTGACGGCCCGGATGGCCATCAGTGCCGCCCGACAGGCCCTGGAGGATGCAGGCATGAGTGCCCGGGACCTTAAGGACAAACGGGTGGGGGTCTGCATGGGCACCACCGTGGGGTCTTCACTGAACAACGACCCGTTTTACGCCCAATACCGGGCAGGCCAGCAGCCCGACATGGCCCCTGTCAAAAGATTTCTCATATCCAACCCGGCCCAGGCCGTGGCTGATACATTCGGGTTTACCGGACCTGTTCAGACCGTTGTCAATGCCTGTGCATCCGGGTCTGACGCCATCGGCATCGCCCGGGAGTGGATCAATTCCGGTCTGTGTGACCTGGCTATTGCAGGGGGCAGCGATGAACTGTGCAAAGTGACCTATAATGGATTTATCTCCCTGATGATTACCGATCCCTGCCCCTGCCGTCCCTTTGATGCGCAGCGCAGCGGACTCAACCTCGGGGAGGGGGCGGCGGCCATGCTCCTTGCCCCTGCCCGTGACGGGTCGTTAAAGGGAAACCGCATTCAGGGGTATGTTTCGGGGTATGGGGCGGCCGGTGATGCCTATCACCTGACCAAACCCCGGCCCGATGCCGCAGGGCTCATGTCCGCACTGGACCAGGTTCTCACAGCAAAAACAACCCACCTCCAGGACATCGGATTCATCAATGCCCATGGTACCGGCACCCGGGATAACGATCGCATGGAAATGACTGTATTCAAGGAAAAACTTCCCGGCATTCCATTTTTTTCAACCAAAGGATACACCGGGCATACCCTGGGGGCGGCAGGCGCCCTGGAGGCGGTATTCACCCTGGCCTGCCTGAACAGAAGAGAAATCCCCCCCTCCAGGGGATTTTCAACACCCGATCCTGATTTTAACTTAAGCCCGGTGACCGCTGTCCTGGACATTGACAAACCCGCTGCCATTTCCCAGTCCGTTGCCTTTGGCGGGACCAATGCCGTGCTTCTCTTTCACAGGGCGGATACCGACAGACAACTGCTTCAATGCTGA
- a CDS encoding lysophospholipid acyltransferase family protein — protein MSHTWSSQKYGTRWGLAFFHYSIFLLGRRFAYFFLYFVVFVYVAFFPSVRRICRPYLSRRFPGTGRPMFFFKSFVLVLNLGKILIDSAVLESPGAGKIKADFHDPADYHKIKNLNSGFIILMSHVGCWQVAMTALSRLNRPVNLLMLELPEKIIGTQARDNLAQRFKVINPAQFLGGTLDMLNVLKNDEILCIMGDRLFGNAAYALEMTFLGDRAAIPFSAYKLSAITQKPIVVLNTFKTGHSTYELSLPRIIHVPPRPGKTGRAYEPYAREYIETLEQYTKNHPYQFFNFYDMWDPKPIEPSDGNPARPAPA, from the coding sequence ATGAGCCACACCTGGAGTTCACAAAAATACGGCACCCGATGGGGACTTGCATTTTTTCATTATTCGATCTTTTTGCTGGGAAGGCGTTTTGCCTATTTCTTCCTTTATTTCGTGGTCTTTGTCTACGTTGCTTTTTTCCCTTCGGTGCGACGGATCTGCCGCCCCTATCTGTCCAGGCGGTTTCCGGGTACCGGCAGGCCGATGTTTTTTTTTAAAAGCTTTGTTCTGGTGCTGAATTTAGGAAAAATCCTTATAGACAGCGCAGTGCTTGAAAGCCCCGGTGCCGGTAAAATAAAAGCGGATTTCCATGACCCGGCTGATTATCACAAAATTAAAAATCTGAACTCAGGTTTTATCATCCTCATGTCCCATGTGGGATGCTGGCAGGTGGCCATGACGGCCCTGTCCCGCCTGAACCGGCCGGTAAATCTTTTGATGCTTGAACTGCCGGAAAAAATAATCGGAACCCAGGCCCGGGACAATCTGGCCCAAAGATTCAAGGTCATCAACCCGGCCCAGTTTCTTGGGGGTACCCTTGATATGCTCAATGTATTGAAAAACGATGAAATTTTGTGCATCATGGGGGACCGGCTTTTCGGGAATGCCGCCTATGCGCTGGAAATGACCTTTTTAGGCGATAGGGCCGCCATCCCCTTCAGTGCCTATAAACTGTCGGCCATCACCCAGAAGCCCATTGTGGTGCTCAATACCTTTAAAACGGGCCACAGCACCTATGAGTTAAGCCTGCCCCGTATCATCCATGTCCCGCCAAGGCCTGGGAAAACAGGGAGGGCCTATGAACCCTATGCCAGAGAATATATAGAAACCCTTGAACAATACACAAAGAACCATCCTTATCAGTTTTTTAATTTCTATGACATGTGGGACCCCAAACCCATTGAACCGTCCGACGGCAATCCCGCCCGCCCGGCCCCGGCCTGA
- a CDS encoding DUF2062 domain-containing protein: MLHILVVIPLFNHSRTIEEVVQGCRACHGDILVVDDGSTDLAENFKQVIGVHVLRHSANHGKGAALMSAAQYARSNGFTHIITIDADMQHRPEDIPKFKAAIQDDPKALVIGKRDFENSSAPKASRFGREFSNFWFRVQTGMQAGDAQSGFRAYPLFIFERLSLKQTRYDFEIEVLVKAAWAGVPIKIIDIPVYYQTQGKRISHFKLFMDNLRLTHLNTKLTFRSFLPWPHKQIAGNVKPVIFSILKPVASIRHFLSNRLTPYEIAMSAAVGVFLGTLPLVAVHSLAILMAAGFFRLNKIIALGASQFCMPPVVPALCIEVGYFFTHQGHFLTEISFETLGHQFLDRFVEWCLGGIILAPVLGALAFAAFYMVSWAIAAAPDHK; the protein is encoded by the coding sequence ATGTTACATATTCTTGTGGTGATTCCTTTGTTCAACCACTCACGGACCATTGAAGAGGTGGTTCAGGGATGCCGGGCCTGTCATGGGGACATCCTGGTGGTGGATGACGGCAGCACTGATCTTGCGGAAAACTTTAAACAGGTCATCGGCGTTCATGTTCTCAGGCATTCCGCCAACCATGGCAAAGGTGCTGCGCTTATGAGTGCAGCACAATATGCCCGGTCCAATGGTTTTACCCACATCATCACCATTGATGCGGATATGCAGCACCGCCCCGAAGATATACCCAAGTTTAAAGCCGCCATCCAGGATGATCCCAAAGCCCTGGTGATCGGCAAGCGGGATTTTGAAAATTCCAGTGCTCCCAAGGCGTCCCGTTTTGGCCGGGAATTTTCAAATTTCTGGTTCAGGGTTCAGACCGGTATGCAGGCCGGTGATGCCCAGTCCGGTTTCAGGGCCTATCCGCTGTTTATCTTTGAGCGCCTGTCCCTGAAACAGACCCGGTATGATTTTGAAATTGAGGTTCTGGTCAAAGCGGCCTGGGCCGGTGTGCCCATAAAAATTATCGACATCCCTGTTTATTACCAGACCCAGGGAAAACGGATCTCCCATTTCAAGCTCTTCATGGATAATCTGCGACTCACCCACCTGAACACAAAACTGACCTTCAGATCCTTTCTGCCCTGGCCCCATAAACAAATTGCAGGCAATGTAAAACCGGTCATATTTTCAATTCTGAAACCTGTCGCAAGCATTCGGCACTTTCTGTCCAACCGGCTTACACCCTATGAAATTGCCATGTCAGCCGCGGTGGGTGTATTTTTAGGGACCCTCCCCCTGGTGGCGGTTCACTCCCTTGCCATTCTCATGGCTGCCGGATTTTTCCGCCTTAATAAAATCATTGCCCTGGGTGCCAGCCAGTTCTGCATGCCGCCCGTTGTACCGGCCCTGTGCATTGAGGTGGGATATTTTTTCACCCACCAGGGACATTTTTTAACTGAGATCTCTTTTGAGACCCTGGGCCACCAGTTCCTGGACCGTTTTGTGGAGTGGTGCCTGGGCGGGATCATTCTGGCCCCGGTACTTGGTGCACTGGCCTTTGCCGCCTTCTACATGGTCTCCTGGGCAATTGCAGCGGCACCGGACCACAAATGA
- a CDS encoding aromatic amino acid ammonia-lyase has product MTKTPSKVVLTGNDLTFQDIVAIGTGIKKIDLDPAAIDICRASRDFLSAQLQQKKVIYGVNTSFGPMCNKIINDRETEALQTNLITSHAAGLGEPIPAHIALGIMAVRLNTLVKGHSGVRIRLLTLMKDMINALIAPYIPECGSVGASGDLIHLAHMSLAIIGKGNVYYKNQLMPAVMAFEKAGLVPLALSYKEGLALMNGTAAMTGIAAFALLGANRLYNTACVNAAFAVEIFGGIDDAFDVDLHRIKPHPGQVETAALIRRLYKGSGNISKREDLHQKIRNQETTDATVFETSINVQDVYSLRCTPQVLAPVKEALDYAVSVVEIEANSSNDNPIIIAEAKKILHGGNFHGQSISFAMDCLCIALSTLCNLSERRTNKLLDKHLNEGLPEHLIPGETGLTMGFMGAQYLATSTTAENRNLAAPMSVNSISCNASNQDIVSMGTVAARKALRMVGHAKHVVTLEMLADLQALSFRNSHRLGKGTGRIYEILNRDFHVYDNTTIFHDLLVKFRALLFSSPLFDDLSDYFEAS; this is encoded by the coding sequence ATGACAAAAACACCCAGCAAAGTGGTTCTCACCGGCAATGACCTGACGTTCCAGGATATCGTTGCCATTGGTACGGGAATCAAAAAGATTGACCTGGATCCGGCAGCCATTGACATCTGCCGGGCCTCCCGGGATTTTTTAAGCGCCCAGCTCCAGCAGAAAAAGGTCATTTACGGGGTAAATACCTCCTTTGGCCCCATGTGCAATAAAATCATAAACGACCGGGAGACAGAAGCCCTTCAGACCAACCTGATTACCAGTCACGCCGCCGGCTTAGGCGAGCCCATCCCTGCGCATATTGCCCTGGGCATTATGGCGGTTCGGCTCAATACCCTTGTCAAAGGCCACTCCGGTGTCAGAATCCGGCTGCTGACCCTTATGAAGGATATGATCAACGCCTTGATCGCCCCGTATATCCCTGAGTGCGGCAGCGTGGGGGCCTCCGGGGACCTGATCCATCTGGCCCACATGTCATTGGCCATCATCGGCAAAGGCAATGTGTACTATAAAAACCAACTGATGCCTGCGGTCATGGCGTTTGAAAAGGCAGGCCTTGTACCGCTGGCCTTAAGCTACAAAGAGGGCCTGGCCCTGATGAACGGCACAGCCGCCATGACCGGCATTGCCGCCTTTGCACTGCTGGGGGCAAACCGTCTGTACAATACGGCCTGTGTCAATGCCGCCTTTGCCGTTGAAATTTTCGGAGGTATTGATGATGCCTTTGATGTGGATCTGCACCGGATAAAACCCCATCCCGGCCAGGTGGAAACCGCAGCACTGATCCGAAGGCTTTACAAGGGATCTGGCAATATCAGCAAAAGAGAGGATCTTCACCAGAAAATCCGCAACCAGGAAACAACGGATGCGACCGTATTTGAAACCAGTATTAATGTCCAGGATGTATACTCCCTGCGATGCACCCCCCAGGTCCTGGCGCCGGTGAAAGAAGCACTGGACTATGCCGTTTCCGTGGTTGAAATCGAAGCCAACTCCTCCAACGACAATCCCATTATCATTGCCGAAGCAAAAAAAATTCTGCATGGCGGCAATTTCCACGGACAGAGCATCAGCTTTGCCATGGACTGCCTGTGCATCGCCCTTTCCACCCTGTGCAATCTGTCTGAACGGCGGACGAACAAACTTCTGGACAAACACCTGAATGAGGGGCTGCCCGAGCATCTGATCCCGGGTGAAACCGGCCTGACCATGGGCTTTATGGGAGCCCAGTATCTTGCCACCTCCACCACGGCTGAAAACAGAAACCTGGCCGCTCCCATGAGTGTAAACTCCATCTCCTGTAACGCCAGCAACCAGGATATCGTCTCCATGGGCACGGTGGCGGCACGCAAGGCCCTTCGCATGGTCGGCCATGCCAAGCATGTGGTGACCCTGGAGATGCTGGCGGATCTGCAGGCTCTTTCTTTCAGAAATTCCCACCGCCTTGGAAAAGGAACCGGCAGAATTTATGAGATTTTGAACCGGGACTTTCATGTTTATGACAACACCACCATCTTCCACGATCTTCTGGTTAAATTCAGGGCTCTGCTTTTTTCAAGTCCGCTGTTTGACGACCTGTCCGACTACTTTGAAGCATCCTGA